A window of Malania oleifera isolate guangnan ecotype guangnan chromosome 5, ASM2987363v1, whole genome shotgun sequence contains these coding sequences:
- the LOC131156044 gene encoding secreted RxLR effector protein 161-like, which produces MSQYLSTPRYTHYANVLRILRYLKGTLFHGLFYSAQSPLVLCIFSDIDWAGDPIDRRSTTGYCFLFGTSLISWRSKKQTLVACYNTEVEYCALVDTTSELLWLQWLLKDLRVFTSSATPLYCDNQSVIHIAHNDVFHEQTKHIKIDCHFMRYHLVHGALKIFSVSSKD; this is translated from the coding sequence ATGAGCCAGTATCTGTCTACTCCACGTTACACTCACTATGCCAATGTTTTGCGCATTCTTCGATATCTGAAGGGCACTCTCTTCCATGGCCTTTTTTACTCTGCTCAGTCTCCACTTGTTCTCTGTATATTCTCTGATATTGATTGGGCAGGAGATCCCATTGATCGCAGGTCCACCACTGGTTATTGTTTTCTCTTTGGCACTTCTCTGATTTCTTGGCGAAGTAAGAAACAAACCCTTGTGGCCTGCTATAATACTGAAGTAGAATATTGTGCCCTTGTTGATACCACATCTGAGCTCCTTTGGCTACAATGGCTTCTCAAGGACTTACGTGTGTTCACATCCTCTGCTACTcctctttattgtgacaatcaaagtgtcATTCATATAGCTCACAATGATGTCTTCCATGAACAGACTAAACACATCAAGATTGATTGTCATTTTATGCGTTATCATCTTGTCCATGGTGCTCTCAAGATCTTCTCAGTTTCTTCTAAAGATTAG